The following are encoded together in the Pseudomonas xantholysinigenes genome:
- a CDS encoding MFS transporter has product MSHPSQFTLLGKRRFLPFFITQSLGAFNDNLFKQSLILAILYKLSLEGDRSIWVNLCALLFILPFFLFSALAGQFGEKFAKDRLIRVIKLAEIAIMAIGATGFVTHHLELMLLALFAMGTHSALFGPVKYSILPQALREEELVGGNGLVEMGTFLAILAGTIGAGVLMSSSSYAALAAAGVVGTAVLGYLASRWIPRAAAAAPEMKLDWNIFKQSWATLRLGLGQTPAVSRSIVGNSWFWFVGAIYLTQIPAYAKDWLHGDETVVTLVLTLFSVGIAVGSLLCERLSGRKVEIGLVPFGSFGLTLFGLLWWWHSGDVPVGATAHDWLALLGMSQAWWIMASIVGLGVFGGFYIVPLYALIQARTAEGERARVIAANNILNALFMVVSALITIVLLSVAKLSIPQLFLVVSLLNIAVNAYIFRIVPEFTMRFLIWLLSHSMYRVAHRDLQRIPDEGAALLVCNHVSFVDALLLGGAIRRPIRFVMYYKIYNLPVLNFVFRTAGAIPIAGRGEDEATYERAFARIAQYLADGELVCIFPEGKLSSDGEIDVFKGGVSRILEETPVPVIPLALQGLWGSFFSRDPNKGLFKRLWSRVTIVAGAAIPAEAAQPEALREQVSLLRGAMR; this is encoded by the coding sequence ATGAGTCACCCCTCGCAATTCACCCTGCTCGGCAAGCGGCGCTTTCTGCCGTTCTTCATTACCCAGTCGCTGGGCGCCTTCAACGACAACCTGTTCAAGCAGTCGCTGATCCTGGCGATCCTCTACAAGCTGAGCCTGGAAGGCGACCGCTCGATCTGGGTCAACCTGTGCGCCTTGCTGTTCATCCTGCCGTTTTTCCTGTTCTCGGCCTTGGCCGGGCAGTTTGGCGAGAAGTTCGCCAAGGACCGGCTGATCCGCGTGATCAAGCTGGCCGAGATCGCCATCATGGCCATCGGCGCGACCGGCTTTGTCACCCATCATCTGGAATTGATGCTGCTGGCGCTGTTTGCCATGGGTACTCACTCGGCGCTGTTCGGCCCGGTGAAGTACTCGATCCTGCCCCAGGCCCTGCGTGAGGAGGAGTTGGTGGGGGGTAACGGCCTGGTGGAGATGGGCACCTTCCTGGCGATCCTGGCCGGAACCATCGGCGCCGGGGTGCTGATGTCGTCGTCCAGCTATGCCGCGCTGGCCGCGGCGGGCGTGGTGGGCACCGCCGTGCTCGGCTACCTGGCCAGCCGCTGGATCCCCCGTGCCGCCGCCGCCGCGCCGGAGATGAAGCTGGACTGGAACATCTTCAAGCAGTCCTGGGCCACCCTGCGCCTGGGTCTGGGGCAGACCCCGGCGGTGTCGCGCTCGATTGTCGGTAACTCCTGGTTCTGGTTCGTCGGCGCCATCTACCTGACGCAGATCCCGGCCTATGCCAAGGACTGGCTGCACGGCGACGAGACCGTGGTGACCCTGGTGCTGACCCTGTTCTCGGTGGGTATCGCCGTCGGTTCGCTGCTGTGCGAGCGCCTGAGCGGGCGCAAGGTGGAAATCGGCCTGGTGCCGTTCGGCTCGTTCGGCCTGACCTTGTTCGGCCTGCTCTGGTGGTGGCATTCGGGGGATGTGCCGGTCGGCGCGACGGCGCATGACTGGCTGGCCTTGCTGGGGATGAGCCAGGCCTGGTGGATCATGGCTTCGATCGTTGGCCTTGGGGTATTCGGCGGTTTCTACATCGTGCCGCTGTACGCGCTGATCCAGGCGCGCACTGCCGAAGGCGAGCGGGCCCGGGTGATTGCCGCCAACAACATTCTCAACGCGCTGTTCATGGTGGTTTCGGCGCTCATCACCATCGTGCTGTTGAGCGTGGCCAAGTTGAGCATCCCGCAACTGTTCCTGGTGGTGTCGCTGCTCAATATCGCGGTCAATGCCTATATCTTCCGGATCGTGCCGGAGTTCACCATGCGCTTCCTGATCTGGCTGCTCAGCCATTCGATGTATCGGGTCGCGCACCGTGATCTGCAGCGTATTCCCGACGAAGGCGCGGCACTGCTTGTGTGCAACCATGTTTCGTTCGTCGATGCGCTATTGCTTGGTGGCGCCATCCGCCGGCCGATCCGCTTCGTGATGTACTACAAGATCTACAACCTGCCGGTACTCAACTTCGTGTTCCGCACTGCCGGGGCCATTCCGATCGCCGGGCGCGGCGAGGACGAGGCCACCTACGAACGAGCCTTCGCCCGCATCGCCCAGTACCTGGCCGACGGCGAGCTGGTGTGCATCTTCCCCGAAGGCAAGCTGAGTTCGGATGGTGAGATCGATGTGTTCAAGGGTGGGGTCAGCCGTATCCTGGAGGAAACGCCGGTGCCGGTGATTCCGTTGGCGTTGCAGGGGCTGTGGGGGAGTTTCTTCAGTCGCGACCCGAACAAGGGCTTGTTCAAGCGCCTGTGGTCGCGGGTGACCATTGTCGCTGGCGCCGCCATCCCGGCGGAGGCGGCGCAGCCTGAAGCGCTGCGCGAACAGGTGAGCCTGCTGCGCGGCGCGATGCGTTAA
- a CDS encoding hybrid sensor histidine kinase/response regulator — translation MSLSSGLIAVVALAYMAIMFAIAFYGDRRSTPLPPRLRAWVYSLSLAVYCTSWTFFGAVGQAAEQLWAFLPIYLGPVLLLIFAPWVLQKMVLISKQQNITSIADFIAARYGKSQSLAVVVALICLVGVLPYIALQLKGIVLGVNLLIGASADATGSRVQDTALVVSLVLALFAIVFGTRSLDVTEHHRGMVLAIAFESLVKLLAFLAVGVFVVFNLYDGFDDLFTQARQSVHLDSYWQETINWPSMVVQTAVAMMAIICLPRQFHVTVVENIEPQDMRLARWVFPLYLALAALFVVPIALAGQMLLPGTVISDSFVISLPLAEAHPSLALLAFIGGASAATGMVIVEAVALSTMVSNDMLLPWLLRRNNAERPFEVFRHWMLSVRRVTIVVILLLAYVSYRLLGSTASLATIGQIAFAAVTQLTPAMLGALYWKQANRRGVFAGLAAGIFLWFYTLVLPITAHSLGWSLQLFPGLAWLHGNPLDLPITPLTQGVVLSLAGNFTLFAWVSILSRTRVSEHWQAGRFIGQQTSARPSSKPLLAVQIDDLLKLAARFVGEERARQSFIRFAYRQGKGFNPNQNADGDWIEHTERLLAGVLGTSSTRAVVKAAIEGRDMQLEDVVRIADEASEVLQFNRALLQGAIENINQGISVVDQNLHLVAWNRRYLELFNYPDGLISVGRPIADIIRYNAERGLCGPGEAQVHVARRLHWMRQGRAHSSERLFPNGRVIELIGNPMPGGGFVMSFTDITPFREAEQALRDANEGLEQRVAERTRELSQLNQALIEAKSRAEAVSQSKTRFLAAVSHDLMQPLNAARLFSAALSQQAEGMNDEARQLVGHMDSSLRSAEELISDLLDISRLENGRVTPDVKPFALNQLFDTLGAEFKLLAAEKGLEFRLRGSRLRVDSDMKLLRRVLQNFLTNALRYGKGPILLGVRRQGERLWLEVWDRGPGIADDKLAVIFQEFKRLDSHQTRAEKGLGLGLAIADGLCRVLGHQLEVRSWPGKGSVFRVGVPVAHSAAPAAPAPVEQAGQPLAGLQVLCVDNEDSILIGMNSLLSRWGCQVSTARNQAECEALLAKGLRPHLALVDFHLDDGETGTGLMGWLRARLGEPVPGVVISADGRNETIAMVHAAGLDYLAKPVKPAALRALLNRHLSLVQ, via the coding sequence ATGTCGTTGTCCAGCGGGCTGATCGCCGTGGTCGCCCTGGCCTATATGGCCATCATGTTCGCCATCGCCTTCTATGGCGACCGCCGCAGCACCCCGCTGCCGCCGCGCCTGCGCGCCTGGGTGTACAGCCTGTCGCTGGCGGTGTACTGCACCAGCTGGACCTTCTTCGGCGCCGTCGGCCAGGCCGCCGAGCAACTCTGGGCGTTCCTGCCCATCTACCTGGGCCCGGTGCTGCTGCTGATCTTCGCGCCCTGGGTGCTGCAGAAGATGGTGCTGATCAGCAAGCAGCAGAACATCACCTCGATCGCCGACTTCATCGCCGCCCGCTACGGCAAGTCGCAGAGCCTCGCCGTGGTGGTGGCGCTGATCTGCCTGGTCGGCGTGCTGCCGTATATCGCCCTGCAGCTCAAGGGCATCGTGCTGGGCGTCAACCTGCTGATTGGCGCCAGCGCCGATGCCACCGGCAGCCGTGTGCAGGACACCGCCCTGGTGGTGTCGCTGGTGCTGGCGCTATTCGCCATCGTCTTTGGTACCCGCAGCCTGGACGTCACCGAACACCACCGCGGCATGGTCCTGGCCATCGCCTTCGAATCGCTGGTCAAGCTGCTGGCCTTCCTTGCCGTCGGCGTGTTCGTGGTGTTCAACCTGTACGACGGCTTCGACGACCTGTTCACCCAGGCACGGCAGTCGGTGCACCTGGACAGCTACTGGCAGGAGACCATCAACTGGCCGTCGATGGTGGTGCAGACCGCCGTGGCGATGATGGCGATCATCTGCCTGCCGCGACAGTTCCACGTCACCGTGGTGGAGAACATCGAGCCCCAGGACATGCGCCTGGCACGCTGGGTGTTCCCACTGTACCTGGCCCTGGCCGCGCTGTTCGTGGTGCCGATTGCCCTGGCCGGGCAGATGCTCCTGCCGGGCACGGTGATCTCCGACTCCTTCGTCATCAGCCTGCCACTGGCCGAGGCACACCCGAGCCTGGCCTTGCTGGCGTTCATCGGCGGCGCCTCGGCGGCCACCGGCATGGTCATCGTCGAGGCCGTGGCGCTGTCGACCATGGTCTCCAACGACATGCTGCTGCCCTGGCTACTGCGACGCAACAACGCCGAGCGGCCATTCGAGGTGTTCCGCCACTGGATGCTCTCGGTACGCCGGGTGACCATCGTGGTGATCCTGCTGCTGGCCTACGTCAGCTACCGCCTGCTCGGCTCCACCGCGAGCCTGGCCACCATCGGCCAGATCGCCTTCGCCGCGGTCACCCAGCTGACCCCGGCGATGCTCGGCGCGCTGTACTGGAAGCAGGCCAACCGGCGCGGCGTGTTCGCCGGCCTCGCCGCCGGCATCTTCCTGTGGTTCTACACCCTGGTGCTGCCGATCACCGCCCACAGCCTGGGCTGGTCGCTACAACTGTTCCCGGGCCTGGCGTGGCTGCATGGCAACCCACTGGACCTGCCGATCACCCCGCTGACCCAAGGCGTGGTGCTGTCGCTGGCGGGTAACTTCACCCTCTTCGCCTGGGTCTCGATCCTGTCGCGTACCCGTGTGTCCGAGCACTGGCAGGCCGGGCGCTTCATCGGCCAGCAGACCAGCGCCCGCCCCAGCAGCAAGCCGCTGCTGGCGGTGCAGATCGACGACTTGCTCAAGTTGGCCGCGCGCTTCGTCGGCGAAGAGCGCGCCCGGCAAAGCTTCATCCGCTTCGCCTATCGCCAGGGCAAGGGTTTCAACCCCAACCAGAACGCCGATGGCGACTGGATCGAGCACACCGAGCGCCTGCTGGCCGGCGTGCTCGGCACCTCCTCGACCCGCGCCGTGGTCAAGGCGGCCATCGAAGGCCGCGACATGCAGCTCGAGGACGTGGTGCGCATCGCCGACGAAGCCAGCGAGGTGCTGCAGTTCAACCGCGCGCTGCTGCAAGGCGCTATCGAGAACATCAACCAGGGCATCAGCGTGGTCGACCAGAACCTGCACCTGGTGGCCTGGAACCGCCGCTACCTGGAGCTGTTCAACTACCCCGACGGGCTGATCAGCGTTGGCCGGCCGATCGCCGACATCATCCGCTACAACGCCGAACGCGGCCTGTGCGGCCCGGGCGAGGCCCAGGTCCACGTGGCGCGGCGCCTGCACTGGATGCGCCAGGGCCGCGCCCACTCCTCCGAACGGCTGTTCCCCAACGGCCGGGTGATCGAACTGATCGGCAACCCGATGCCAGGCGGCGGCTTCGTCATGAGCTTCACCGACATCACCCCGTTCCGCGAAGCCGAGCAGGCCCTGCGCGATGCCAACGAAGGCCTCGAGCAGCGGGTCGCCGAACGCACCCGCGAACTGTCGCAGCTCAACCAGGCGTTGATCGAGGCCAAGAGCCGCGCCGAAGCCGTCAGCCAATCCAAGACGCGCTTCCTCGCCGCCGTCAGCCACGACCTGATGCAGCCGCTGAATGCCGCGCGGCTGTTCTCCGCGGCCCTGTCGCAACAAGCCGAAGGCATGAACGACGAAGCCCGCCAGCTAGTCGGACACATGGACAGCTCGCTGCGCTCGGCCGAAGAACTGATCAGCGACCTGCTGGATATCTCGCGCCTGGAAAACGGCAGGGTCACCCCAGACGTCAAGCCCTTCGCCCTCAACCAGTTGTTCGACACCCTGGGCGCCGAGTTCAAGCTGCTGGCTGCCGAAAAAGGCCTGGAATTCCGCTTGCGCGGCAGCCGCCTGCGGGTCGACAGCGACATGAAACTGCTGCGCCGGGTCCTGCAGAACTTCCTCACCAATGCCCTGCGCTATGGCAAGGGGCCGATCCTGCTCGGCGTGCGCCGCCAGGGCGAACGCCTGTGGCTTGAGGTATGGGACCGCGGCCCAGGCATCGCCGATGACAAGCTGGCGGTGATCTTCCAGGAGTTCAAACGCCTCGACAGCCACCAGACCCGTGCCGAGAAAGGCCTCGGCCTGGGCCTGGCGATTGCCGACGGCCTGTGCCGGGTGCTCGGCCACCAACTGGAAGTCCGCTCCTGGCCGGGCAAGGGCAGCGTGTTCCGGGTGGGCGTGCCCGTCGCTCACAGCGCCGCCCCCGCCGCGCCAGCGCCCGTGGAGCAGGCTGGCCAGCCGCTGGCCGGGCTGCAGGTGCTGTGCGTGGACAACGAAGACAGCATTCTGATCGGCATGAACAGCCTGCTCAGCCGCTGGGGCTGCCAGGTATCCACAGCGCGCAACCAGGCCGAATGCGAGGCGCTACTGGCCAAGGGCTTGCGCCCGCACCTGGCGCTGGTGGACTTCCACCTCGACGACGGCGAGACCGGCACCGGGCTGATGGGCTGGCTACGCGCGCGCCTGGGCGAGCCGGTACCCGGGGTGGTGATCAGCGCCGATGGTCGCAACGAGACCATCGCCATGGTCCACGCCGCCGGCCTCGATTACCTGGCCAAGCCGGTCAAGCCGGCAGCCCTGCGCGCCCTGCTCAACCGCCATCTGAGCCTGGTTCAGTAA
- a CDS encoding DMT family transporter, which produces MSEALHSNSLAPASLKKSANACGLLAIMMWAALALLTTQTQGIPPFQLLFLSFCIPFGLACLAALGGWRGGFRAWRQPVGVWCSGFAAIFLYHAFYFFALKAAPPAQASMIAYLWPLLIVLFSALQGGGRLNRLCLLGACLGLAGTALILQPQSSVLTTRILLGYAAALCCALVWSSYSVFNKRHEGAPVGVIGGICGLVALAGFICHLLLEDTVIPDARGCLAIVLLGLGPVGLAFFAWDYATKSGNAEFLGAVSYLAPLISTVLLVLAGVLILDLRLMAAAGLIVAGTLVATFGAR; this is translated from the coding sequence ATGTCCGAAGCGTTGCACAGTAACTCCCTCGCACCCGCTAGCCTGAAGAAGTCCGCCAACGCCTGCGGCTTGCTGGCGATCATGATGTGGGCGGCGCTGGCGCTGTTGACCACCCAGACCCAGGGCATCCCGCCTTTCCAGTTGCTGTTTCTGTCATTTTGCATTCCTTTCGGCCTTGCCTGCCTGGCCGCGCTGGGTGGCTGGCGGGGTGGCTTCCGGGCTTGGCGACAGCCGGTGGGGGTCTGGTGTTCCGGATTCGCCGCGATCTTCCTGTATCACGCCTTCTACTTTTTTGCCCTCAAGGCCGCGCCGCCGGCGCAGGCCAGCATGATTGCCTACCTGTGGCCGCTGTTGATCGTGCTGTTCAGTGCCCTGCAGGGTGGGGGGCGCCTCAACCGCCTGTGCCTGCTGGGCGCCTGCCTGGGTCTGGCCGGCACAGCCTTGATCTTGCAACCGCAGAGCAGTGTGCTCACCACGCGCATCTTGCTCGGCTATGCCGCCGCGTTGTGTTGCGCGTTGGTGTGGTCGAGCTATTCGGTGTTCAACAAGCGCCATGAAGGCGCGCCGGTCGGCGTTATTGGCGGGATCTGCGGGTTGGTCGCCCTGGCCGGGTTCATTTGTCACCTGCTGCTGGAAGACACGGTGATCCCTGATGCCCGAGGCTGCCTGGCGATTGTGCTGCTGGGGCTCGGCCCGGTCGGGCTGGCGTTCTTCGCCTGGGACTACGCCACCAAAAGCGGCAATGCCGAGTTCCTGGGGGCGGTTTCCTACCTGGCCCCGTTGATCTCGACCGTGCTCCTGGTGCTGGCAGGCGTGCTGATCCTCGATCTGCGGCTGATGGCCGCGGCCGGGTTGATCGTCGCGGGCACCCTGGTGGCGACCTTCGGCGCTCGCTGA
- a CDS encoding TDT family transporter, with protein sequence MPCTQTRAPSWRPFSQLAHPREVIRQFTPNWFAATMGTGVLALALHQVQLPGLDIVAEGLWWLAIGLFVLFCVLYGARWLMFFDEARRIFAHSTVSMFFGTIPMGLATILNGALVFGMARWGEAVVPWVEALWWLDVGLALLCGVAIPYLMFTRQEHSIDQMTAVWLLPVVAAEVAAASGGLLAPHLADAHQQFLVLITSYVMWAVSLPVAFSILTILMLRMALHKLPPANMAASSWLALGPIGTGALGMLVLGGDAPAVFAANGLGGLGEVARGLGLVAGVVLWGAGLWWLLTAVLITLRYMRQGMPFNLGWWGFTFPLGVYCLATLKLAAWLSLGFFSVFGLVLVVALALLWAVVASRTLRGAWRGELFVSPCIAQA encoded by the coding sequence ATGCCCTGCACCCAGACCCGCGCGCCATCCTGGCGCCCGTTCAGCCAATTGGCCCATCCCCGCGAGGTGATTCGCCAGTTCACCCCCAACTGGTTCGCCGCGACCATGGGCACCGGGGTGTTGGCGCTGGCCCTGCATCAGGTCCAGTTGCCAGGGCTGGACATCGTGGCCGAAGGCCTGTGGTGGCTGGCCATTGGCCTGTTCGTCTTGTTCTGTGTCTTGTATGGCGCCCGCTGGTTGATGTTCTTCGACGAGGCCCGGCGCATCTTCGCCCACTCCACCGTGTCGATGTTCTTCGGCACCATCCCCATGGGCCTGGCCACCATCCTCAACGGTGCCCTGGTGTTCGGCATGGCGCGCTGGGGGGAGGCCGTGGTGCCTTGGGTGGAGGCTCTTTGGTGGCTGGATGTGGGCCTGGCGTTGCTGTGCGGCGTGGCTATTCCCTACCTGATGTTCACCCGCCAGGAGCACAGCATCGACCAGATGACCGCGGTCTGGCTGCTGCCAGTGGTGGCGGCGGAAGTTGCCGCAGCCAGCGGTGGGCTGCTGGCCCCGCACCTGGCCGATGCCCACCAGCAGTTCCTGGTGCTGATCACCAGCTACGTGATGTGGGCAGTGTCGCTGCCGGTGGCGTTCAGCATCCTGACCATCCTCATGCTGCGCATGGCCCTGCACAAGTTGCCGCCGGCCAACATGGCCGCCTCCAGCTGGTTGGCCCTGGGCCCGATCGGTACCGGCGCGCTGGGCATGCTGGTGCTCGGCGGCGATGCGCCGGCGGTGTTCGCCGCCAATGGCCTGGGTGGGTTGGGCGAGGTGGCGCGCGGGCTGGGCCTGGTGGCCGGGGTCGTGCTCTGGGGCGCGGGGCTGTGGTGGTTGCTGACCGCCGTGCTGATCACCCTGCGCTACATGCGCCAGGGCATGCCGTTCAACCTGGGCTGGTGGGGGTTCACCTTCCCGCTGGGGGTATACTGCCTGGCCACGCTGAAGCTGGCGGCCTGGTTGTCGCTCGGTTTCTTCAGCGTGTTCGGCCTGGTGCTGGTGGTGGCGTTGGCCCTGCTCTGGGCGGTGGTGGCCAGCCGCACCCTGCGTGGGGCGTGGCGAGGGGAGCTGTTCGTGTCGCCGTGTATTGCGCAGGCGTAG
- a CDS encoding AraC family transcriptional regulator, whose protein sequence is MEPNSIVSLKSYAKGVSLHVHDFHQLVIPTHGTMEIEVDGTQGHLTNARGILIPAASHHRFNASSGSQYVVADIPIDFRLADGRPVGALHLLDQRFFNVPLSFCHLIAFLRGAVQEQRAVDTGAWLRLALSAISGQAALATDAKYTPLTKATTFMRANLDQPITCKHVAVAAGVSERKLNYLFNQSLRMTPHAYLLELRIERAIGLLSGSRLPISDIARASGFSDQSALTHALKRARDITPARLRRASA, encoded by the coding sequence ATGGAGCCGAATTCGATCGTTTCGCTCAAGTCCTATGCCAAAGGCGTCAGCCTTCATGTGCACGACTTCCACCAGTTGGTCATCCCTACCCACGGCACCATGGAAATAGAAGTCGATGGCACGCAAGGGCATCTGACCAATGCCAGGGGCATACTGATCCCCGCCGCCAGCCATCACCGTTTCAATGCCTCCTCGGGTAGCCAGTATGTGGTTGCCGACATCCCCATCGACTTCCGCCTGGCCGATGGCCGCCCGGTAGGGGCGCTGCACCTGCTCGACCAACGTTTCTTCAACGTGCCCTTGTCGTTCTGCCACCTGATCGCCTTTCTCAGAGGGGCAGTTCAGGAGCAGCGCGCCGTCGACACCGGCGCCTGGCTCAGGTTGGCCTTGAGCGCTATCTCCGGGCAGGCTGCGTTGGCCACGGACGCGAAGTACACGCCGCTGACCAAGGCCACGACGTTCATGCGGGCCAATCTCGACCAGCCGATCACCTGCAAGCACGTGGCTGTTGCTGCCGGTGTCAGCGAGCGCAAGCTCAACTACCTGTTCAATCAGTCATTGCGGATGACGCCCCATGCCTACTTGCTGGAGCTGCGCATCGAACGGGCGATTGGCCTGCTCTCCGGCAGCCGGCTGCCCATCAGTGACATTGCGCGGGCCAGCGGCTTTTCCGATCAGAGCGCGTTGACCCATGCGCTGAAGCGCGCCCGCGATATCACCCCGGCCAGGTTGCGGCGCGCCAGCGCCTGA
- a CDS encoding bile acid:sodium symporter family protein, translated as MRALAALSRFVGNTFAWWVLLFACLAFLMPQWFIALKVAIVPLLGLVMFGMGLTLKLDDFAALARQPWRVALGVVAHFVIMPGMAWLLCQLFQLPPEIAVGVILVGCCPSGTASNVMVWLSRGDLALAVAIAAVTTLLAPLLTPALIWFLASAWLPVSFMDMFWSILQLVMLPIVLGVLAQRLLGARVQLAVQVLPLVSVVSIVMIVCAVVAASQAKIAESGLLIMAVVILHNSFGFLLGYLTGKLCKLPLAQRKALALEVGMQNSGLGAALAAAHFSPLAAVPSALFSVWHNISGALLSTWFRRMEEPEAERPALSVRH; from the coding sequence ATGCGTGCCCTCGCCGCCCTCAGCCGCTTCGTCGGCAACACCTTCGCCTGGTGGGTGCTGCTGTTCGCCTGCCTGGCCTTCCTCATGCCGCAATGGTTCATCGCCCTCAAGGTGGCCATCGTGCCCTTGCTGGGCCTGGTGATGTTCGGCATGGGCCTGACCCTCAAGCTCGACGACTTCGCCGCCCTCGCCCGCCAACCCTGGCGCGTGGCGCTGGGGGTGGTGGCGCACTTCGTGATCATGCCGGGCATGGCATGGCTGCTGTGCCAGCTGTTCCAGCTGCCGCCGGAGATCGCCGTCGGGGTGATCCTGGTCGGCTGCTGCCCAAGCGGCACGGCATCCAACGTGATGGTCTGGCTGTCCCGCGGCGACCTGGCGCTGGCAGTGGCGATCGCCGCGGTGACCACCCTGCTCGCGCCGCTGCTGACCCCGGCGCTGATCTGGTTCCTGGCCTCGGCCTGGCTGCCGGTCTCGTTCATGGACATGTTCTGGTCGATCCTGCAACTGGTGATGCTGCCGATCGTGCTCGGCGTGCTGGCCCAGCGCCTGCTCGGTGCCCGGGTGCAACTGGCGGTGCAGGTACTGCCGCTGGTGTCGGTGGTGAGCATCGTGATGATCGTCTGCGCCGTGGTCGCGGCCAGCCAGGCGAAGATCGCCGAGTCCGGGCTGTTGATCATGGCGGTGGTGATCCTGCACAACAGCTTCGGCTTCCTGCTGGGCTACCTCACCGGTAAGCTGTGCAAGCTGCCGCTGGCCCAGCGCAAGGCGCTGGCGCTGGAGGTGGGCATGCAGAACTCGGGACTGGGCGCGGCGCTGGCGGCGGCGCATTTTTCGCCATTGGCGGCGGTGCCCAGCGCGTTGTTCAGCGTGTGGCACAACATTTCCGGGGCCTTGCTGTCGACCTGGTTCCGGCGCATGGAAGAGCCGGAGGCAGAACGGCCGGCACTCTCGGTCAGGCATTGA
- the sugE gene encoding quaternary ammonium compound efflux SMR transporter SugE, with protein sequence MSWIILFFAGLFEVGWAVGLKYTDGFTRPLPTVLTVGAMVISLGLLGLAMKELPLGTAYAIWTGVGAVGTVIAGIILFGESMALVRLVSVALIICGLVGLKVSAS encoded by the coding sequence ATGTCCTGGATCATCCTGTTCTTCGCCGGCCTGTTCGAAGTCGGCTGGGCTGTCGGCCTCAAGTACACCGACGGCTTCACCCGTCCCCTGCCTACCGTGCTCACCGTTGGCGCCATGGTCATCAGCCTTGGCCTGCTGGGCCTGGCCATGAAAGAACTGCCACTGGGCACCGCCTACGCCATCTGGACCGGCGTCGGCGCGGTCGGCACCGTCATCGCCGGGATCATCCTGTTCGGCGAATCCATGGCCCTGGTGCGTCTGGTCAGCGTTGCACTGATCATCTGCGGCCTGGTCGGCCTGAAGGTCAGCGCCAGCTGA
- a CDS encoding MFS transporter, with the protein MLRALKSYPAAVRLLLFTTFTLTMARAITLPYLVVYLSTHLALSIGQTGLLVGGAMFLASLLGPYGGHLVDTLRSHTLIVASTLVFALAFIAIVASPSAVPFFCFLVVAYLAQTVVDIAAKAGFCALLPEAQRGEVFAIKYTFNNIAWAAGPMLGVLLIEANDHLPFLVSAAIGLALSLTYYRLGQRDLRSHNEKPPAAGFAQVALGMLRDRRLVCFTLGGVLSAVVFGQFTAYLSQYLVVTLQDPAQVARLAGYLVTTNAVTVIALQYLIGRRIARQQLMPWLMTGMAMFIAGLLGFSVAASAPAWCLAMLVFTLGEIIVIPAEFMFIDLIAPEHLRGVYYGAQNLSNLGGGLGPILVGLALGHLLPAAVFYLLIGSVILAALFYWLGTRRQVD; encoded by the coding sequence ATGCTCCGTGCCCTGAAAAGCTACCCTGCCGCCGTCCGCCTGCTGCTGTTCACCACCTTCACCTTGACCATGGCGCGGGCGATCACCCTGCCCTACCTGGTGGTGTACCTCTCCACCCACCTAGCCTTGTCGATCGGCCAGACCGGCCTGCTGGTCGGTGGCGCGATGTTCCTGGCGTCGCTGCTGGGCCCCTACGGCGGGCACCTGGTCGACACGTTGCGCAGCCACACGCTGATCGTCGCCAGTACCCTGGTGTTCGCCCTCGCCTTCATCGCCATCGTCGCCAGCCCATCGGCCGTGCCGTTCTTCTGCTTCCTGGTCGTCGCCTACCTGGCCCAGACGGTCGTGGACATCGCCGCCAAGGCCGGGTTCTGCGCCCTGCTGCCCGAGGCGCAACGCGGCGAAGTGTTCGCCATCAAGTACACCTTCAACAACATCGCCTGGGCTGCCGGGCCGATGCTGGGGGTGTTGCTGATCGAGGCCAACGACCATCTGCCTTTCCTGGTCTCGGCCGCGATCGGCCTGGCCCTGAGCCTGACCTACTACCGCCTGGGCCAACGCGACCTGCGCAGCCACAACGAAAAACCACCGGCCGCGGGTTTCGCCCAGGTCGCCCTGGGCATGCTGCGTGACCGCCGGTTGGTCTGCTTTACCCTGGGTGGCGTGCTCAGCGCCGTGGTGTTCGGCCAATTCACCGCCTACCTGTCACAATACCTGGTGGTTACCCTGCAGGACCCTGCGCAGGTCGCGCGGCTGGCGGGCTACCTGGTGACCACCAACGCCGTCACGGTGATTGCCCTGCAGTACCTGATCGGCCGGCGCATCGCGCGCCAGCAGTTGATGCCCTGGCTGATGACCGGCATGGCCATGTTCATCGCCGGGTTGCTGGGGTTTTCCGTGGCGGCTTCGGCGCCGGCGTGGTGCCTGGCGATGCTGGTGTTCACCTTGGGTGAGATCATCGTGATCCCGGCCGAATTCATGTTCATCGACCTGATCGCGCCGGAACACCTGCGCGGGGTTTATTATGGCGCGCAGAACCTGTCCAACCTGGGCGGTGGACTGGGGCCGATCCTGGTGGGCCTGGCGCTGGGGCACCTGCTGCCGGCGGCGGTTTTCTACCTGCTCATCGGGTCGGTCATATTGGCAGCGCTGTTCTATTGGCTGGGCACGCGTCGGCAGGTCGATTAG